One window from the genome of Pandoraea fibrosis encodes:
- a CDS encoding MraY family glycosyltransferase, translated as MLSLAIALVVSFVATLLIVRYAHIHSRFSGDSDVAGVQKFHVRPVPRIGGVGILMGLLVAATALGVSYPKVSRDILLLIACGLPAFLSGLIEDLTKKVTPTVRLLCTMFAALLAWLVLDIHVTRIDIGVADRVLMLAAVSVPLTVLCVAGMANAVNIIDGFNGLAAMVTMIMFASLGYVGFQVQDPVVLTTSMIMVGAILGFFIFNFPGGLIFLGDGGAYFLGFMLAEIAVLLVMRNPQVSPWYPALMVIYPAFEVCFSIYRKRFVRGISPGIPDGVHLHMLVYKRLMRWAAGARTASALTQRNSLTSPYLWLLCLLAVIPATVFWRHSLVLALCCIAFMATYVWLYLRIVRFKAPRWLIYKK; from the coding sequence ATGCTGAGTCTTGCCATCGCCCTCGTCGTGTCGTTTGTCGCGACGCTGCTGATCGTGCGCTACGCGCACATCCATTCCCGCTTCTCCGGCGATAGCGATGTCGCCGGGGTGCAGAAGTTTCACGTGCGCCCGGTGCCACGCATCGGCGGCGTCGGCATCCTCATGGGCCTGCTCGTCGCCGCGACGGCGCTGGGTGTCTCTTACCCCAAGGTCTCGCGCGATATTCTGCTGCTCATCGCCTGCGGCCTGCCCGCGTTCCTTTCCGGCCTCATCGAGGATTTGACCAAGAAGGTCACGCCGACGGTCCGCCTCCTCTGCACCATGTTCGCCGCCTTGCTGGCATGGCTCGTGCTCGACATCCATGTCACCCGCATCGATATCGGCGTGGCCGACCGCGTGCTGATGCTCGCTGCCGTCTCGGTACCGCTCACCGTGCTATGTGTTGCCGGCATGGCCAACGCCGTCAACATCATCGACGGGTTCAACGGGCTCGCCGCCATGGTCACCATGATCATGTTCGCCTCGCTCGGCTATGTCGGCTTCCAGGTACAAGACCCCGTCGTGCTCACCACGTCGATGATCATGGTGGGCGCCATTCTCGGTTTCTTCATCTTCAACTTCCCCGGCGGACTGATTTTCCTGGGCGACGGCGGCGCCTATTTCCTTGGCTTCATGCTGGCCGAGATCGCCGTGTTGCTGGTCATGCGCAACCCGCAGGTCTCGCCGTGGTATCCGGCCCTCATGGTGATTTACCCGGCGTTCGAAGTCTGCTTCTCGATCTATCGCAAACGCTTCGTGCGCGGCATCTCGCCCGGCATTCCCGATGGCGTACATCTGCACATGCTCGTGTACAAGCGACTGATGCGCTGGGCCGCCGGTGCGCGTACGGCAAGCGCCTTGACGCAACGCAACTCCTTGACCTCACCGTACCTTTGGCTGCTATGCTTGCTGGCAGTGATCCCGGCGACGGTTTTCTGGCGACATAGTCTGGTGCTAGCGCTGTGCTGCATCGCCTTCATGGCGACGTATGTCTGGCTGTACCTCCGTATCGTGCGCTTCAAAGCACCACGCTGGCTGATCTACAAGAAATGA
- a CDS encoding rubredoxin, protein MEYKSWMCLICGWIYDEEAGLPDEGIAPGTRWDDVPINWTCPECGARKEDFEMVQI, encoded by the coding sequence ATGGAATACAAGAGCTGGATGTGCCTCATTTGCGGTTGGATTTATGACGAAGAGGCAGGTTTGCCCGACGAGGGCATTGCGCCCGGCACGCGCTGGGACGACGTGCCTATCAACTGGACCTGCCCCGAGTGCGGCGCGCGCAAGGAAGACTTCGAGATGGTGCAAATCTGA
- a CDS encoding dihydroorotase, translated as MKLHLKGGRVIDPATRTDRVQDVFIADGHIGALGEAPADFTAERVFDATGLVVMPGLVDLAARRVTAASEAAAALAGGVTRVVCPPDTDPVLDEPDLVEMLQLRARAAHLVQVHPLGALSVGLAGRELTEMAQLTQAGCIGLSQANASMTDPRTLLRALQYAGTFGLTVWLRAQDAALAAGGVAASGAVASRLGLAGIPVVAETIALHTILELVRATGTRVHLCRLSSAAGLAIVRAAKAEGLPVTCDVAAHHLHLTDMDIGYFDVQYRLDPPLRGQRDREAIRDAVRDGTIDAICSDHTPLAADARLVPFAEASPGASGLELLLSLVLKWAEESRVPLVDALARVTHSPGQRLAQVASGAGRLAPGQPADVCVFAPLAHWTVAAPNLRSAGHNTPFLGYELPGRVRLTLVGGRVAHEAPAV; from the coding sequence ATGAAATTGCATCTGAAGGGTGGCCGTGTCATCGATCCCGCGACGCGAACCGACCGGGTTCAGGACGTTTTCATCGCCGACGGTCATATCGGGGCGCTGGGCGAGGCACCCGCCGATTTCACGGCCGAACGGGTGTTCGATGCGACGGGGCTGGTGGTCATGCCCGGACTCGTCGATCTGGCCGCGCGCCGAGTGACGGCAGCCAGCGAAGCGGCGGCGGCACTCGCCGGTGGCGTGACGCGCGTCGTTTGCCCGCCGGATACCGACCCCGTGCTCGATGAGCCCGACCTTGTCGAGATGCTGCAATTACGTGCTCGTGCGGCTCATCTTGTGCAAGTCCATCCGCTGGGCGCGCTGAGCGTTGGCCTCGCTGGGCGCGAACTCACGGAAATGGCGCAGTTGACGCAGGCGGGCTGCATCGGACTCTCGCAGGCCAACGCATCGATGACCGACCCCCGCACGTTGCTGCGCGCGTTGCAATACGCGGGCACGTTCGGACTGACGGTATGGCTACGCGCACAGGATGCCGCGTTGGCTGCCGGTGGCGTGGCGGCCAGTGGGGCCGTCGCATCGCGCCTTGGCCTTGCCGGGATTCCCGTCGTTGCCGAGACCATTGCGCTCCATACGATTCTCGAACTCGTGCGCGCCACGGGTACGCGAGTGCATCTGTGTCGTCTGTCGTCTGCCGCAGGGTTGGCGATCGTGCGTGCGGCAAAGGCCGAGGGGTTGCCTGTGACGTGCGACGTTGCCGCGCACCATCTCCATCTGACGGACATGGACATCGGTTATTTTGATGTCCAGTACCGGCTCGATCCGCCGCTAAGAGGCCAGCGCGACCGGGAGGCCATCCGGGATGCGGTGCGAGACGGTACGATTGACGCCATCTGCTCCGACCATACGCCGCTGGCTGCCGATGCCCGTCTGGTGCCATTTGCAGAAGCCTCGCCGGGCGCAAGCGGGCTGGAGTTGTTGCTGTCGCTGGTGCTGAAATGGGCCGAGGAGTCGCGCGTGCCGCTGGTCGACGCGTTGGCGCGTGTGACGCACTCGCCAGGGCAGCGTCTCGCGCAAGTCGCGTCGGGGGCTGGCCGTCTTGCGCCGGGACAGCCAGCCGATGTTTGTGTATTCGCGCCGTTGGCGCATTGGACGGTGGCCGCGCCGAATTTGCGCAGCGCCGGTCATAACACCCCGTTTCTGGGATACGAATTGCCGGGGCGCGTACGTCTCACGCTGGTGGGTGGCCGCGTGGCGCACGAAGCCCCTGCCGTTTAG
- a CDS encoding YqgE/AlgH family protein yields MPNDRINLTNQFLIAMPGMADPTFSGTVVYLCEHSEKGAIGLVINRPTDIDLQSLFERLDLKLEIDPLAHQPVFFGGPVQTERGFVLHESTGTAYSSSLSVPGGLEMTTSKDVLEAVANGQGPNRFLLTLGHSGWSAGQLEDEIGRNGWLTVAADPGIVFDVPPAERFDAALALLGVTSSMLSADAGHA; encoded by the coding sequence ATGCCGAACGACCGTATCAATCTCACGAATCAGTTCCTTATCGCCATGCCCGGCATGGCCGATCCGACCTTTTCCGGCACCGTCGTGTACCTGTGCGAGCACAGTGAAAAAGGCGCGATCGGGCTGGTCATCAATCGTCCGACCGACATTGATTTGCAGTCGCTGTTCGAGCGTCTCGACCTGAAGCTGGAAATCGATCCACTGGCGCATCAACCGGTGTTCTTCGGCGGTCCGGTACAGACCGAGCGCGGTTTCGTGCTGCACGAGTCGACCGGCACGGCGTATAGCTCGTCGCTGTCGGTGCCGGGTGGCCTCGAGATGACGACGTCGAAAGACGTGCTCGAAGCCGTGGCCAATGGACAGGGGCCGAATCGCTTTCTGCTGACGCTCGGGCATTCGGGCTGGAGCGCCGGCCAACTGGAAGACGAGATCGGCCGCAATGGCTGGCTGACCGTCGCCGCTGACCCGGGCATCGTATTCGATGTGCCGCCGGCCGAACGCTTCGACGCCGCGCTGGCACTGCTGGGTGTGACGTCGTCGATGCTCTCCGCCGACGCAGGTCACGCATGA
- a CDS encoding glycosyltransferase family 4 protein, which produces MQAPVLFCSNSFWSIHNFRGGPIRALLADGHPVHVVAPDDDYSPLLRDMGCTVHIMPMASKGQNPLQDIALTMRLYRLYRRIRPAVCFHYTIKPNIYGAVAARWAGVPSVSITTGLGTVFINKSFITHIVRLLYRYAFRHTLENWLLNESDFDAMVRGGLVDMRKARLLPGEGINLDHFALAPWPENDSSFRFLLIARLLRDKGVLEFVEAARALKATMPHVRCQLLGPADVENPTAISREQVAAWEREGLVEYLGVTQEVRPFIAQAHCIVLPSYREGLSRTLLEASAMGRPVITSDVHGCREVVTEGVTGWVVPVQDSTALAAQMTQTAGMSTRDLAAVGQAGRAKVAHNFDERLVIAEYFRILGEVNRRAPRHPTHV; this is translated from the coding sequence ATGCAAGCACCCGTTCTTTTCTGCTCGAACTCCTTCTGGTCGATCCACAACTTTCGTGGCGGTCCGATTCGCGCATTGCTCGCCGACGGACACCCGGTCCATGTCGTCGCCCCGGACGACGACTACTCGCCCCTGCTGCGCGACATGGGGTGCACGGTGCACATCATGCCGATGGCGTCGAAAGGCCAGAATCCGCTTCAGGACATCGCCCTGACGATGCGCCTGTACCGCCTGTACCGGCGAATTCGTCCAGCCGTCTGTTTCCATTACACGATCAAGCCAAACATCTACGGCGCCGTGGCAGCGCGTTGGGCCGGCGTTCCGTCGGTATCCATCACGACCGGCCTGGGCACCGTCTTCATCAACAAGTCGTTCATTACGCACATCGTTCGCCTGCTGTACCGGTATGCGTTCCGGCACACCTTGGAGAACTGGCTGCTCAACGAGTCGGACTTCGACGCCATGGTCCGGGGCGGGCTGGTCGATATGCGCAAGGCACGCCTGCTTCCCGGCGAGGGCATCAATCTCGATCACTTCGCCCTCGCCCCGTGGCCGGAAAACGACAGTTCGTTCCGATTTCTGCTGATCGCGCGGCTGTTGCGAGACAAGGGCGTCCTGGAATTTGTGGAAGCCGCGCGGGCGCTCAAGGCAACGATGCCGCACGTTCGATGCCAGTTGCTGGGACCCGCCGACGTAGAGAATCCGACGGCAATTTCACGAGAACAGGTCGCGGCATGGGAGCGGGAGGGTCTCGTCGAGTACCTGGGCGTGACGCAGGAAGTCCGCCCTTTCATCGCACAAGCGCACTGCATCGTGCTGCCATCTTACCGGGAAGGCCTCTCTCGAACGCTGCTGGAGGCGAGTGCCATGGGACGCCCGGTCATCACCTCCGATGTTCATGGATGCCGTGAGGTGGTGACCGAGGGTGTGACAGGATGGGTCGTGCCGGTACAGGACTCGACCGCATTGGCCGCACAAATGACGCAAACCGCGGGCATGTCAACCCGTGATCTTGCGGCGGTCGGGCAGGCCGGGCGTGCTAAAGTAGCGCACAATTTCGACGAGCGATTGGTGATTGCCGAGTATTTCAGAATACTTGGCGAGGTCAATAGGAGGGCCCCGCGACATCCGACCCACGTTTAA
- a CDS encoding MraY family glycosyltransferase: MLSLTLALLVSFITTLLIVRYAHVHAHFSSDSDTKGVQKVHAHPVPRIGGLGIMLGLLVAATFATFYYRGGRLDETLLLTACAAPVFLGGFIEDITKRVSPRTRLLCAMVSSLIAYWVLGIHINRIDIAPIDSLLTIPLISVALTVVCTAAMTNAINIIDGFNGLAAMVSIFMFASLGYVAFQVGDSIVLSASMIMIGAVLGFFILNYPNGLIFLGDGGAYFIGFMLAELAILLVMRNPMVSPWYPALMLIYPIFEVCFSIYRRRFVRGVSPSMPDGVHLHMLIYKRVLRWAVGSKVAAQLARRNSMTSPYLWVLCLSAVVPATIFWRHSGLLAACCLVFIVVYVWLYQRIVRFRSPRWIIFKKK; encoded by the coding sequence ATGCTGAGCCTGACATTGGCATTGCTGGTTTCATTTATCACTACGCTGCTTATTGTGCGGTATGCCCACGTACACGCGCATTTTTCCAGCGATAGCGATACGAAGGGGGTTCAGAAGGTTCACGCCCACCCTGTGCCGCGAATTGGTGGGCTGGGCATTATGCTCGGCTTGCTCGTTGCAGCGACGTTTGCGACGTTCTATTACCGCGGCGGACGACTCGATGAAACCCTGCTGCTCACCGCCTGCGCCGCTCCCGTGTTTCTGGGGGGCTTCATCGAAGACATCACCAAACGCGTTTCGCCGCGCACTCGTTTGTTGTGCGCGATGGTGTCGTCACTCATTGCCTATTGGGTTCTGGGCATTCATATCAATCGAATTGATATTGCACCGATTGATAGTCTTCTCACGATTCCATTGATCTCGGTTGCGCTGACCGTTGTCTGCACGGCAGCCATGACCAATGCGATCAATATCATCGATGGCTTCAATGGCCTTGCCGCGATGGTCAGCATTTTCATGTTCGCCTCGCTCGGTTACGTCGCGTTTCAAGTCGGCGATAGCATCGTGCTTTCTGCGTCAATGATTATGATCGGCGCCGTTCTCGGTTTTTTCATTCTGAATTATCCGAACGGTCTGATTTTCCTGGGAGATGGCGGCGCCTATTTCATTGGGTTCATGCTCGCAGAACTTGCCATATTGCTGGTGATGCGAAACCCGATGGTCTCTCCCTGGTATCCGGCACTCATGCTGATTTACCCGATTTTCGAAGTCTGCTTTTCGATCTACCGGCGACGCTTTGTGCGAGGCGTCTCCCCGAGCATGCCCGATGGCGTGCACCTGCATATGCTCATCTACAAGCGCGTCTTGCGCTGGGCGGTTGGCTCAAAAGTTGCCGCGCAACTTGCCCGACGCAATTCGATGACGTCACCGTATCTGTGGGTACTTTGTCTGTCGGCGGTGGTCCCGGCGACCATCTTCTGGCGGCACAGCGGCTTGCTCGCTGCGTGTTGTCTCGTGTTCATCGTGGTGTACGTCTGGCTGTATCAGCGAATCGTACGGTTCCGCTCGCCGCGTTGGATCATTTTTAAGAAAAAGTAA
- a CDS encoding lysophospholipid acyltransferase family protein translates to MLLIKKLRLGLHLSRGLLTALLCFPFLTEAAKHRRIRAWSQKLLKLCGMRLEVEQHAALPDSGVMLLCNHVSWIDIFAINAWQPVRFVAKAEIRHWPLVGWLCVQTRTIFLQRERRADARRIMHYLSDCLRDGDIITVFPEGTTTDGRSLLPFHANLLQAPVSTGKPVQPLCLFYTDASSGRHTMAPAYIGEMSLIESIDMILRAPPMTVRLSVGEPQYPRDGQHRREFALGAQKAVGDALQAFLPEVVLPQSGSVGSRDAVLGDEEGDAAQAVQA, encoded by the coding sequence GTGCTCTTGATCAAAAAACTCCGTCTCGGTCTGCACCTCTCGCGCGGTCTGCTCACTGCGTTGTTGTGCTTCCCGTTTCTGACCGAGGCGGCGAAGCATCGCCGCATTCGCGCGTGGTCGCAGAAGCTGCTGAAGCTGTGCGGCATGCGTCTGGAAGTCGAGCAACACGCGGCGTTGCCCGACAGCGGCGTCATGCTTCTGTGCAATCACGTGTCGTGGATCGACATCTTCGCGATCAATGCGTGGCAACCCGTGCGCTTCGTCGCGAAGGCCGAGATTCGCCATTGGCCGCTGGTCGGTTGGCTGTGCGTGCAGACGCGGACGATTTTCCTGCAACGTGAGCGCCGCGCCGATGCGCGCCGCATCATGCACTACCTGTCGGATTGTCTGCGTGACGGCGACATCATTACGGTCTTCCCGGAAGGCACGACGACGGATGGCCGTAGCCTGTTGCCGTTTCACGCCAACCTGCTGCAAGCCCCGGTGAGTACCGGGAAGCCCGTGCAGCCGCTTTGCCTGTTCTACACCGATGCGTCGAGCGGACGCCATACGATGGCCCCGGCTTACATTGGCGAGATGAGTCTGATCGAGTCCATCGACATGATTCTGCGCGCACCGCCGATGACGGTACGACTGTCGGTCGGCGAGCCGCAATATCCGAGGGATGGGCAGCATCGACGCGAGTTCGCGCTCGGCGCGCAGAAAGCCGTTGGCGACGCGTTGCAGGCCTTCCTGCCGGAAGTGGTGCTTCCGCAGAGTGGTTCGGTCGGTTCGCGCGATGCGGTCTTGGGTGACGAAGAGGGCGATGCCGCACAGGCGGTTCAGGCCTGA
- the ruvX gene encoding Holliday junction resolvase RuvX — MTAGSATVLAFDYGERRIGVAIGNLLLREARALTVLANLNREVRFAETGKLIAEWQPELIVVGLPCHPDGTPHAMTQQAKRFGNQLNGRFDVPVVWVDERYSSVAAAAALAEAGVKLSQKTSLDAEAARIILQQYFDEHVPA, encoded by the coding sequence ATGACGGCTGGCAGTGCCACGGTACTCGCCTTCGATTACGGCGAGCGCCGGATCGGCGTGGCGATCGGCAATCTCCTGTTGCGCGAGGCTCGCGCCCTCACCGTTCTTGCCAATCTCAATCGCGAAGTTCGCTTCGCCGAGACCGGCAAGCTCATTGCAGAATGGCAACCCGAACTGATCGTCGTCGGGCTGCCGTGTCATCCGGACGGTACGCCGCACGCGATGACCCAACAAGCCAAGCGCTTCGGGAATCAACTCAACGGGCGATTTGACGTGCCGGTCGTGTGGGTCGACGAACGCTACTCGTCGGTCGCCGCTGCGGCAGCGCTGGCCGAGGCGGGCGTCAAGCTGTCCCAAAAGACATCGCTCGACGCCGAAGCCGCCCGCATCATCCTTCAGCAGTATTTCGACGAGCATGTGCCTGCCTGA
- a CDS encoding symmetrical bis(5'-nucleosyl)-tetraphosphatase, translated as MRDIYAIGDLQGCQTSFEQLLARLPGDADLWLAGDLINRGPRSLDTLRQVIALGDRVTAILGNHDLHLLAVAAGVRQAHGSDTIDDILSAPDCDALIDWVRHQPLAHLAHGHLMVHAGVLPQWDATQVITLARDVETQLRGPDWKTFLSRMFGNQPDQWQQGLSDEDRQRLTINALTRMRFCTADGRIDFKIKEGADAATTELKPWFDAPGRRTADVTVVFGHWSALGLVMRENVLGLDTGCVWGGKLTAVKLASVPAERELIQIDCPQIRDPFALADAKKRAKMKKADKAEEAFKAAKAEKIGKGARKLDKTDKPAKADKTAKRKGE; from the coding sequence ATGCGTGACATCTATGCCATCGGCGACCTGCAAGGTTGCCAAACGTCGTTTGAACAACTGCTCGCACGCCTGCCCGGGGATGCGGATCTCTGGCTCGCGGGCGATCTCATCAATCGCGGCCCGCGTTCGCTCGACACGCTGCGTCAGGTCATCGCGCTGGGCGATCGCGTCACGGCCATCCTCGGCAATCACGATTTGCATCTGCTGGCGGTGGCCGCAGGGGTGCGTCAGGCCCATGGCAGCGACACCATCGACGACATTCTCAGCGCCCCCGACTGCGACGCCCTCATCGACTGGGTTCGCCATCAGCCGCTTGCACACCTCGCGCATGGCCATCTGATGGTGCACGCGGGCGTGCTGCCGCAATGGGACGCCACGCAGGTCATCACGCTCGCGCGTGACGTAGAGACACAATTGCGCGGACCGGACTGGAAAACGTTCCTTTCGCGCATGTTCGGCAATCAGCCCGATCAGTGGCAGCAGGGATTGAGCGACGAGGATCGCCAGCGTCTCACCATCAACGCGCTGACCCGTATGCGCTTCTGCACGGCAGACGGGCGCATCGACTTCAAGATCAAGGAAGGTGCCGATGCCGCGACCACCGAGCTCAAGCCGTGGTTCGATGCGCCGGGCCGCCGCACGGCCGATGTCACCGTGGTGTTCGGTCACTGGTCGGCGCTCGGTCTGGTCATGCGCGAGAACGTCCTCGGACTCGATACCGGCTGCGTCTGGGGAGGCAAATTGACGGCGGTGAAGCTCGCCAGCGTCCCTGCCGAACGCGAGCTGATTCAGATCGATTGCCCGCAGATTCGCGATCCTTTTGCGCTGGCCGACGCCAAGAAGCGCGCCAAGATGAAGAAGGCCGATAAGGCCGAAGAGGCCTTCAAAGCTGCAAAAGCCGAGAAGATCGGCAAGGGCGCACGCAAGCTCGACAAGACCGATAAACCCGCAAAAGCCGACAAGACGGCGAAACGCAAAGGCGAATGA
- a CDS encoding aspartate carbamoyltransferase catalytic subunit — protein sequence MANGILGRRGHPQLNRHGELKHLLTVEGLPRAVLMHILDTATQFVSVNDADVKKVPLLSGKSVFNLFFENSTRTRTTFEIAAARLSADVLNLNINASSTSKGETLLDTIGNLSAMHADLFVVRHAQSGAPYLIAEHCAPHVHVINAGDGRHAHPTQGLLDMYTIRHHKGEFQNLTVAIVGDILHSRVARSDIHALTTLGVPEVRAIGPRTLLPTGLEQLGVRVFHDMDEGLRDVDVVIMLRLQNERMNGALLPSAAEYFKYYGLTPERLALARPDVIVMHPGPMNRGVEIDSAVADGPHSVILEQVSFGIAVRMAVMSIVAANHG from the coding sequence ATGGCTAACGGAATTCTCGGCCGACGTGGCCATCCCCAGCTCAACCGTCACGGTGAACTGAAGCATTTGCTGACGGTGGAAGGATTGCCGCGCGCCGTGCTGATGCACATTCTCGACACGGCCACGCAGTTCGTCAGCGTGAACGATGCGGACGTCAAGAAGGTGCCGCTGCTGAGCGGCAAGTCGGTCTTCAATCTCTTCTTCGAGAATTCCACGCGTACGCGAACGACGTTTGAGATCGCCGCAGCGCGCTTGTCGGCCGATGTGCTGAATCTGAATATCAACGCGTCGTCGACGAGCAAGGGCGAGACATTGCTCGACACCATCGGCAACCTGTCGGCGATGCATGCGGATCTGTTCGTCGTGCGTCACGCGCAGTCGGGGGCGCCATACCTGATTGCCGAGCATTGCGCGCCGCATGTGCATGTCATCAACGCGGGCGACGGACGGCACGCGCACCCCACGCAGGGTTTGCTCGACATGTACACGATTCGCCATCACAAGGGCGAATTCCAGAACCTGACGGTCGCCATCGTCGGCGACATTCTGCATTCGCGGGTGGCGCGTTCCGATATTCACGCGCTCACTACGCTGGGCGTGCCGGAAGTGCGCGCGATCGGTCCGCGTACGCTTCTGCCCACCGGACTCGAACAACTCGGCGTGCGTGTGTTTCACGACATGGACGAAGGACTTCGCGATGTCGATGTCGTCATTATGTTGCGGTTGCAGAACGAGCGAATGAACGGTGCGTTGCTGCCATCGGCGGCCGAGTACTTCAAGTATTACGGCTTGACGCCCGAGCGCTTGGCACTGGCCAGGCCGGACGTCATCGTCATGCATCCGGGGCCGATGAATCGCGGCGTGGAGATCGATTCGGCGGTGGCCGATGGCCCGCACTCGGTCATTCTCGAACAAGTGTCGTTCGGCATCGCCGTGCGCATGGCGGTGATGAGCATCGTCGCCGCAAACCACGGGTGA
- a CDS encoding glycosyltransferase: protein MRIVLFVTGLQLGGAETQVADLARGFLARGHDVNLISLTGHCAIDLPESPQLTLVELKASKTPWSLACALRRLVSHLRAWRPDVVHAHMVHANLLARVARWFVRMPVLVTSAHSRHEGGHLRMLAYRLTDRWTDLTTNVSDDAVAAFVAQRAAPAARIASVPNGIDTTRYRPDVQARMQWRAAARTRESGSSDGPSGDRPIVFAAGRMVEAKDYPTLVDAFSHVHHEWPEAHLFIAGDGPLRAAIQAHVDARGLGGAITLLGRRNDIAQWMCAADVYVMSSAWEGLPLVIGEAMASGLPVVSTDCGGVRELIGDVPGNALVPVGDSRTLGEALIRQLRADASVRHATGAANRERIVAHYSLDAVVTRWLETYAQLAAARAVTH from the coding sequence ATGAGGATTGTCCTGTTCGTCACCGGGCTCCAACTGGGGGGCGCCGAGACTCAGGTGGCCGATCTCGCCCGGGGGTTCCTCGCGCGCGGCCATGACGTCAACCTGATCTCGTTGACCGGACACTGCGCGATCGACTTACCGGAATCGCCGCAACTCACACTCGTCGAACTGAAAGCGAGCAAGACACCGTGGTCGCTTGCGTGTGCGCTGCGGCGGCTCGTTTCACATCTGCGTGCCTGGCGGCCGGACGTTGTGCACGCCCACATGGTGCATGCCAATCTGCTCGCGCGCGTGGCGCGCTGGTTTGTGCGCATGCCGGTGCTGGTGACGAGCGCTCACAGCCGTCACGAAGGCGGGCATCTGCGGATGCTGGCCTACCGGCTGACCGATCGGTGGACGGACCTGACGACCAACGTCAGCGACGATGCCGTCGCGGCATTCGTCGCGCAACGCGCCGCGCCCGCCGCCCGTATCGCGAGTGTGCCGAACGGCATCGACACAACGCGTTACCGGCCCGACGTACAAGCACGAATGCAGTGGCGAGCCGCCGCTCGGACGCGCGAATCCGGGTCGTCCGACGGGCCGTCCGGCGACAGGCCCATCGTCTTCGCCGCTGGACGGATGGTCGAGGCAAAGGACTATCCGACGCTGGTCGACGCGTTCTCGCACGTCCACCACGAATGGCCCGAAGCCCACTTGTTCATCGCAGGCGACGGTCCGCTTCGCGCCGCGATTCAGGCACATGTCGATGCCCGTGGGCTGGGTGGCGCCATCACATTGCTCGGGCGTCGCAACGACATTGCGCAGTGGATGTGCGCGGCGGACGTCTACGTGATGTCGTCTGCGTGGGAAGGATTACCGCTCGTGATCGGCGAGGCGATGGCCAGTGGCTTGCCCGTGGTGTCGACCGATTGCGGGGGCGTGCGCGAACTGATCGGCGATGTGCCCGGCAATGCCCTGGTACCCGTGGGCGATTCGCGGACGCTGGGCGAGGCCCTGATTCGACAACTGCGCGCCGACGCGAGCGTGCGCCACGCCACCGGCGCAGCCAATCGCGAACGCATCGTCGCCCATTATTCTCTCGACGCCGTCGTGACGCGTTGGCTCGAGACCTATGCCCAATTGGCTGCGGCGCGAGCCGTAACCCACTGA